One genomic region from Stutzerimonas decontaminans encodes:
- a CDS encoding LysR family transcriptional regulator: protein MNIYNFDLNLLRVLDALLRERNVSRAAERLSLSQPAVSNALNRLRELLDDPLLVRAGRAMQPTPRALALEAPIRHALQQIEHSLIAGEAFDPARSQQRFRIAVTDYVELICMPALMRRLAEHAPGIQLAIQHLTPTLPVEALDNGEVDLVLGRFLDVPSRFHARRWASETLQVAVRRDHPLLSAGLDLDAFLRLRHLWVHGGQTRGMVDQWLEAQGLERQVVYTTPNYLQAAHIVASSDLAAVLPTQLARYFATLLPLQLFDLPFDLGTFALDIVSVAQRQNDSALQWLIEQIDAVAPA, encoded by the coding sequence ATGAATATCTACAACTTCGACCTCAACCTGCTCCGTGTGCTGGACGCCCTGCTGCGCGAGCGCAACGTCTCGCGGGCGGCGGAGCGGCTGTCGCTCAGCCAGCCGGCAGTCAGCAACGCGCTCAATCGCTTGCGTGAGTTGCTCGACGACCCGTTGCTGGTGCGCGCCGGCCGAGCCATGCAGCCGACGCCAAGGGCATTGGCACTGGAAGCGCCGATTCGCCATGCGCTGCAGCAGATCGAGCACAGCCTGATTGCCGGCGAAGCCTTCGATCCGGCGCGCAGCCAGCAGCGTTTCCGCATCGCCGTCACCGATTATGTCGAGCTGATCTGCATGCCGGCGCTGATGCGGCGGCTGGCCGAGCATGCACCCGGCATTCAGCTGGCGATCCAGCACCTGACGCCAACGCTGCCGGTCGAAGCGCTGGACAATGGCGAGGTCGACCTGGTGCTCGGGCGCTTTCTAGACGTGCCCTCACGCTTTCATGCACGCCGCTGGGCCAGCGAGACGCTGCAGGTAGCGGTGCGCCGCGACCATCCGCTGCTCAGTGCGGGCCTGGATCTGGATGCGTTTCTGCGCCTGCGCCACCTGTGGGTGCATGGCGGCCAGACCCGCGGCATGGTCGATCAGTGGCTGGAGGCGCAGGGGCTTGAACGTCAGGTGGTCTACACCACACCGAACTACCTGCAGGCCGCCCATATCGTCGCCAGCAGCGACCTCGCGGCCGTATTGCCGACCCAGCTGGCGCGCTATTTCGCTACGTTGCTCCCCCTGCAGCTGTTCGATCTGCCGTTCGACCTGGGTACCTTCGCGCTGGATATCGTCAGCGTCGCGCAGCGGCAGAACGACTCGGCGTTGCAGTGGCTGATCGAGCAGATCGATGCGGTTGCGCCCGCCTGA
- a CDS encoding iron-containing alcohol dehydrogenase → MHPFSFATTAQLICEPGSSRRLASLCKERGARSVLVVTDPGITRFGLLNEVLPGFESEGLVVAVYDQVIADPPEHIVMAAVEQARAVGADLIIGFGGGSSMDVAKLVALLAHPDCSQSLQDIYGVGNARGQRLPLIQVPTTAGTGSEVTQIAIITTGETTKMGVVSPLLLPDLALLDADLTLGLPPAVTAATGIDAMVHAIEAYTSALKKNPMSDLLAREALRLLAANLDEAVRNGQNREARQAMLLGACLAGQAFANAPVAAVHALAYPLGGNFHIPHGLSNALVLPQVLRFNVSAAATHYGELAPIILGERLRRDDPSTYAEQLIEEFEQMSARVGLPTRLRDAGVPEAMLPQLAKEAMLQQRLLVNNPREVTEADALAIYRAAY, encoded by the coding sequence ATGCATCCGTTCAGCTTTGCCACAACCGCGCAATTGATCTGCGAGCCCGGCTCTTCTCGCCGTTTGGCCAGTCTGTGCAAGGAGCGCGGCGCGCGTTCCGTACTGGTCGTCACTGATCCCGGGATTACCCGTTTCGGCCTGCTCAACGAAGTCCTGCCTGGCTTTGAGAGCGAGGGCCTTGTGGTTGCCGTTTACGACCAGGTGATCGCCGACCCGCCAGAGCACATCGTCATGGCTGCGGTCGAGCAGGCCAGGGCGGTTGGAGCCGATCTGATCATCGGCTTCGGTGGCGGCAGCTCGATGGATGTCGCCAAGCTAGTGGCACTGCTGGCTCATCCGGACTGCAGTCAATCGCTGCAGGATATCTATGGCGTCGGCAACGCCCGCGGCCAGCGCCTGCCGCTGATTCAGGTGCCGACCACTGCTGGCACCGGCTCGGAGGTCACGCAGATCGCCATCATCACCACCGGCGAAACCACCAAGATGGGCGTGGTATCGCCATTACTGCTGCCCGATCTGGCGCTGCTCGATGCCGATCTCACCCTCGGCCTGCCCCCAGCGGTGACCGCCGCCACCGGTATCGACGCCATGGTGCACGCCATCGAGGCCTACACCAGTGCATTGAAGAAAAATCCCATGTCCGATTTGCTGGCGCGCGAGGCGCTGCGCCTGCTGGCCGCGAACCTCGATGAGGCGGTGCGCAACGGGCAAAACCGCGAGGCTCGCCAGGCGATGCTGCTCGGCGCCTGCCTGGCGGGTCAGGCGTTCGCCAATGCGCCGGTTGCCGCCGTGCATGCGCTGGCTTATCCATTGGGCGGCAACTTCCACATTCCGCACGGTCTGTCCAATGCCTTGGTGCTGCCGCAGGTGCTGCGCTTCAATGTCAGTGCGGCGGCCACGCACTACGGCGAACTGGCGCCGATCATCCTTGGCGAGCGCCTGCGCAGGGATGATCCATCCACCTATGCCGAACAGCTGATCGAGGAGTTCGAGCAGATGAGCGCCCGCGTTGGCTTGCCGACCCGCCTGCGCGATGCCGGCGTGCCGGAGGCGATGCTGCCGCAACTGGCGAAGGAGGCGATGCTGCAGCAGCGCCTGCTGGTGAACAATCCGCGCGAAGTGACCGAGGCCGATGCCCTGGCGATCTACCGGGCGGCCTACTGA
- a CDS encoding 3-hydroxyacyl-CoA dehydrogenase has product MSQTRFDIQTAAVIGAGTMGRGIVMSLANAGVQVRWLDNNPEMLEQALGTVADTYAHNVRQGRIDEAEAAARRGRIAKAADYQALADVDLVIEAVYENLELKQKIFRELDGIVKPGGILASNTSALDIDAIAAVTKRPEQVVGLHFFSPAHIMKLLEIVRGAKTSKAVLDASTELGKRMGKVSVIAGNCQGFIGNRMLATYVREARMMLLEGAYPHQVDAALQGFGFAMGPFRMYDVVGIDLEWRARELAGKGQDEAEVQIDNRLCELGRFGQKSRMGYYRYAEGSRQAEHDPEVDALVQRESERLGFQRREIGSEEILERCLLALVNEGAKILEEGMAESSSDIDTVYLYGYGFPAEVGGPMTWADRQGLPAIRDRLNALAEQHGPHWRPAELIDSLATLGGRFVDYKKEA; this is encoded by the coding sequence ATGAGCCAAACCCGCTTCGATATCCAGACCGCCGCCGTGATCGGCGCCGGCACCATGGGCCGCGGCATCGTCATGAGCCTGGCCAACGCCGGCGTGCAGGTACGCTGGCTGGACAACAATCCCGAGATGCTCGAACAAGCACTGGGCACGGTGGCCGATACCTACGCGCACAACGTGCGCCAGGGCCGGATCGATGAGGCAGAAGCGGCCGCGCGGCGCGGGCGTATCGCCAAGGCGGCCGACTACCAGGCGCTGGCGGACGTGGATCTGGTGATCGAGGCGGTCTACGAGAACCTCGAACTCAAGCAGAAGATCTTCCGCGAGCTGGACGGCATCGTGAAGCCGGGCGGCATCCTCGCCAGCAACACCTCGGCGCTGGATATCGATGCCATTGCCGCGGTCACCAAGCGCCCGGAGCAGGTCGTGGGCCTGCACTTCTTCAGCCCTGCGCACATCATGAAACTGCTGGAAATCGTCCGCGGCGCGAAGACCTCTAAAGCGGTGCTCGACGCCTCCACCGAACTGGGCAAGCGCATGGGCAAGGTCAGCGTGATCGCCGGCAACTGCCAGGGCTTCATCGGCAACCGCATGCTCGCCACCTATGTGCGCGAGGCGCGGATGATGCTGCTCGAAGGTGCCTATCCACATCAGGTCGATGCTGCGCTGCAGGGCTTCGGTTTTGCCATGGGCCCGTTCCGCATGTATGACGTGGTCGGCATCGACCTGGAATGGCGCGCCCGCGAACTGGCCGGCAAGGGCCAGGATGAGGCTGAAGTGCAGATCGACAACCGCCTCTGCGAGCTGGGCCGCTTCGGCCAGAAGTCGCGCATGGGCTACTACCGCTATGCCGAGGGCAGCCGTCAGGCCGAGCATGACCCCGAAGTGGACGCGCTGGTGCAGCGCGAGTCCGAGCGGCTCGGCTTCCAGCGTCGCGAGATCGGCAGCGAGGAAATCCTCGAGCGCTGCCTGCTGGCGCTGGTCAACGAAGGCGCGAAGATCCTCGAGGAAGGCATGGCCGAGTCCAGCAGCGACATCGACACTGTCTATCTATACGGCTACGGCTTCCCCGCTGAAGTCGGCGGGCCGATGACCTGGGCTGATCGCCAAGGGTTGCCGGCCATCCGCGACCGTCTGAATGCGCTGGCTGAGCAACACGGCCCACACTGGCGGCCTGCCGAGCTGATCGACAGCCTGGCGACGCTAGGCGGCCGCTTCGTCGATTACAAGAAGGAGGCTTGA